Part of the Henckelia pumila isolate YLH828 chromosome 2, ASM3356847v2, whole genome shotgun sequence genome is shown below.
tgattaacatgcaagcaaacagttgatcagactattcacaagacaaatataaatctgacaatcaataaaataaaatcaactctaaaaaatcccaaacaaacatccaagttttctacataaatttgttcggcccaatcacgtcgtcttggttgaaaataaactactcaataattaaaaataataattcaaaaaataaaaataaaaagaagaaaagaaagaagaaattttctctcccaagccttgtagccgcctcctctgtgttgtgcGCGTTCTGCAACTTcggaaccctcaaaaatatgttatatcttgtatatatatggtccggaacgcctaccagttaatttccttcacaaaataggACTTTTCGGAGCaaatatgacccccgaacatgcgcgcgcgcgcggcataggcctcgcacgcgcgcagcacataaaaacagaaggCTGGACAtgaaactcgcgcgcgcgcgagcttgattctggcgcgcgcgcagtacaaaaattctgcaccgagcgacgatttttaaaaattcatattttgagatctagccgtcggattgagttgaaatttggacagcaccttccaaacatcttgaaatataatctgaacggtggagatcggattcgaagctatctaaaattaaatttgattttttttaacaaagctggtccggaattcattcttcaaaaatatattttcctacaaaattaacccaaggagtgaaatacacacacatgcactaaaacacataaaaacacataaaaataatatgaatgcacacaaaatagacataaaaataacatgaaataatgcatacaaaatgcacttatcagtcgTCCACGTATAGTGAGAGTATTAGAAAACTCTTCTTACTTTTCTTGACATACATGCAATGGTCCTCTTCGATCATCGTAAAGTCTATCAAAGTGATAGCTTGATGGAATCGAGTATACCATTGACTAGACGATTGTTTCAGACCATAAATGGAACGCTTTAAGCGGCACACTTTGCGCTCTTGTTCCTTCTCCTGAAATCCTATGGGTTGATCCATATAAATTTCCTCATCTAGTTCTCCATtgagaaatgcagtctttacgtCCATCTGAAATAATTCCAGATCTAGTTGGGCGACTATGGCCAAAATGAGGCGAATCGAGGCAAATCTCACCACGGGTGAGAATGTCTCTTCATAATCTATACCTTCCTGTTGGGTATATCCTTTCGccacaagtcgagctttgtatTTATCAATTGATCCATCAAATCTACGTTTGACCTTGAGAACCCACTTGTTTCCAATGGTCTTACGTCCTGGCGATAAATCAACTAGCTTCCAGACATGGTTCTTAGCCATTGAGCTAATTTCATCTTTCATAGCAGTCATCCACTCTTTCGCATTTGGTGAAGTAACAACCGCTTTGTAAGTGGCCGGCTCATCATCATCTACAGAAGCGCACATGAAAGATTCCCCTTTGATTTCAAATCATCGACGGGGTACTGTTTCTCGTCGGCTTCGTCGAATTTGTAGATTCTGAGAGTCCCCTTCAGTTGGAATGCTCCCACTGAATTTAGGTTCGCTTTTGCTTTCTCTGTCGACTACTGGATGAAGGGGTAATCTTCATCCTCGCCAGAGATCGGGACACCTACTTGGGGTTCCACTAACTCATATAGTTCAGTGTTCTCTTTTACTTCACTTATGGTGGGAAAATCCTCCTCAAGGAAATTCACATCTCGGGACTCAATTTCGGTCATTCATCCATCAGGATGTTCACCATACATAACATAGCCCTTTGCGTGCTCGCTATAtcttataaagatatgtttaAAACCTCTAGGACCCAACTTCCCATACTTGTGAGAAGTGTTGTGAACAAAACCGGATGACCCCCACGGGCGCAGGCCCTCTAAATTGGGCTTtctgtcattccataactcgtcaGGTGTCGAAAAAACTGACTTTGAAGGCACACGATTTAAAACATAGGCAGCAGTCAAAATGGAATCTCCCCAAAAAGATATTGGAAGATTCGCATGCGCCATCATGGATCTAGACATTTCCAAAAGTGTTCGATTCCTTCGCTCTGCAACTCCATTTTGTTGCGGCGTATATGGAGTCGTTAACTGTCTTATTATTCCTCTTTCCTCACATAGTTGTCTGAACTGGTCTGACAGATATTCTCGTCCTCTATCAGTAcataaaattttgagttttcTCTCCTTTTGGTTCTCAACCTCTGCCAAGAATCGCTTGAAACAGTCAAGCGCTTCCGACCGATGAGATTGGAGATATACTGATCCATAACatgaataatcatcaataaatgtgAGAAAGTAGAATGCACCATGTCGTGCCCTTACATTAATTTGTCCGCAAATGTCTGAGTGGACTAACTCTAAAGGATGAGTAGCCCTCACAGCCTTTCCAAAAGGCTTTCTGCAGGATTTGCCTGCTAGACATGATTCGCACACCAGAAGGTTGATTTTAGCGAGATTGCCTAAAAGGCCTTCTCTAGATAATCTTTTCATCCTTGTTTGTGCTATGTGTCCTAGTCTAGCATGCCATTTAACAGATTCAGAAACTAAGTCAATAGAAGAAGATATATAAGAAACGCAATCACTGgataattctaaaaaaaaaatccattatTCGAAAAACCAATGCCATAAAGGTCTGAACCAAAAAAGATAGATAATCTAGTTTTctcaaaaagaaataaaaaaccaAGCCCTAATAGTGCATTAACTGAAACTACATTGCATCGAATACTAGGTGCATATTGCACATCACTAAGGAGTAGCTCACGCCCGGTGCTAAGCTTAAGTCGATAAGTACCAACTCCAAGAACCTCCTCTCATGCGCCATTTCCCATAGCAATGTAGTGGATGCATGCTGGTACTCGATGATAATCTATAAGCCCTTCTCTATCTCTTGTCACATGTTTTGTTGCTCCGGTATCTACAATCCATCCATGGAGAGAATTAGCAATCATAATATGCGAGCAAACAAATAAGTTGAGAGAGTTGGTTTGAAGATTTACCTTCTTCGGCTTAGTGCAGTCACGAGCGAAGTGGCCCAATCCTTTGCAGTTGTTTCATCTTGCTTTGCTTATGTATTTCTTTCCTCCCCTTTTACCTCGGTGACGCTTTTTAGTATTATCACCTTTTGGGCCCAAGTTTTGGCCTTTGCCATGTTTTTGTCTAGCAATCTTCTTCTTGGCCCACTGTTTGCCCTTTTGGGGCTTATTTTGGCTAGCATGTGCGACAAGAGCTGTAGCTTGAGCGCGTTCAGCTTCTCGACGGTCAGCCTCTAGCCTCAAGTGACTGGCGACActatcaaaattttgaatttgctcaTTGTGCGTAAGCACAAGTTTTACATGTCCCCAAGTCTGCTCAGGTAGCGACCTAAGGACGACCAAAACTTGTTGTTCATCCGAGAGTACACATCCGGCATTCTGAAGTTCTCGAATCATATCCTTCATCGTATCAAGATGCTGGATCATCGAGTGCTTCGGGTCAAGTACGTATTGATTAAACTTGAGAGTCAAAGCCCTCAATCTAGTAGTGGATGTCGTACCATACTTGACCTTCAATACCTCCCATAACTCCTTAGTTGTGGGATATTTCTCAAATTCTCTGATCAGGgtgtcttgcatgcagcttAACATCGTAAAGCGCGCACTAtgttgggaaatttagttttggtattgAAAAAACAAAGCCAAACTATTTAAGCGTCTACGGAAAGACAAACTGATATACAGTGATGATAACGTCATGATGACAAACAGACGATAAACTAAACCATAAACGATTCAATCTACCTCGACTAAAATGAATCTATCAGTCACACTAAAGGAACACATTCAGTTTACCTAGCTAAACTGAACTCTTCAGTCCAGCTTCACTCAACTGATCGTTTCAGAGATACAAAGCAGTTTACCCTACTAAACTAAATCTTTCAGTACAACATTGCCCAACCGATTGCATCAATAGATTCACAGCAGCTCACCGTCATACTACTCATGGATAAGATCGTCCGTACTTTGACACATCTGCAGAATGTAGTGCCGCGATATCAAGGGAATGTCGGCGTCAGAAATCGTtgatgatagtgacaaatccaacgggaataatttgAATCCCATCTTAAGAACTCTTTGAAATTATGACCGTTGCAGACCAAAGAGTATAAATAGGGATCTTGATCAAAGTTCAAACACACGAAGTGCTGATATCTCTGCTATTGCTCAAAAATCACAAAGCATCCTACgctcaagatttgatcaagaAACTCGAAAGCACAAAACATTCAAAGCATCATTCAGACCATTGAAGGGTCAATCTTTGTGTTAAAAGATTTCGAGTTGTATTACATTCCACTGTAagatcagtctaggactgaaatCAAAGTGTcatactaggagttcttgtttaggcagtttTTAAGTCCTAAACTAGATTGGGTttgtgcaaattgcttgtataaatcaaagtcttctagtgaatccttccaaggcaaaagaaggggtgacgtaggagtgattgaaatctccgaacatccataaacaatatCGTGTGTCATTTCAGTTTACCATTCATCTTTATACCTACCCCTAAACTGATATACACTAAGTGTTTTAAATCTGTAGTTTGGCATATTTTCGCACACATTCTGTTTGCCAAACTATATTGGACACTAAGATAAGCCTTGAACTCATTCTTAAATCGATCGAGTTCCATTTTTCTCAACAAAATTGTTTGAAAGTATATTCATCCCCCCCCCCCACTCTagactttcaaccgatcctaacaagtggtatcaaagaggTTGTTATCTTATTCTTAAAGAACTTAAACAAAATGACTTCATTCAGCAAGATTCCTATGTTCTCAAAGGAAGAttttgatgactggaaaattcgcatgcaagcACATTTATCAGCActagatgatgacatgtggtttgTCATCACTGATGGACCTCTTGAGATTACAAAGTTAAATACTGCTATAGCCCTCTCTGGAGGTGGTCCTCAATACATTGAGAAACCTAGAATTGAATGGACTGCCGAAGACAAAAAGAAGGCAAACTTAGACAATGTGGCTAAGGATATCTTGTATAAAACTCTTGACAAGAATACCTTTAGCAAAATCAAGACATGCAAAACTGAAAAAGAGATTTGGGAAAAGTTGATCCAACTCTGTGAAGGAAATGaacaaacaaagaaaaacaaGCTATCTGTAGCTACTAAAAAATTTGACAACATCAAAATGAGACCAGGAGAATCAATGACAGAGTTTGATAAAAGAGTAAGCAACATTGTTATCGAGCTCAACGGATTGGGGAAAACATATCCCTACAGAGAAGTTATCCTCAAAGTAATTCGAGGCCTTCCCAAAGAATGGGATGTAAAAACAATGGCCATGAGAGAATCTAAAGACTTGAACAAATTAGAACTGCATGACCTATTTGCAGATCTAAAAGCATATGGGTTCGAGTTACAGACTCAAGAGGAAGATCAGTCTACCTCACAACTGACCAAAGCCTTGACTGCAGTGAAAATTGAGTCACCAGCCAAACCGGAAAAGTCAGCAGAACAAATCAGTAGTGATGCCATGTCATTGTTTGTAAAGAAATTTGGCAAGTTCATCAGAAGAAACCAAGAAGGATCACACAGAAGAAACTTCCAAAAGAAAGATTCAGTTGAAGAACCAAGAAGCTGTTTCAACTGTGGGAAAACAGGACACTTCATTGCCGATTGTCCCAAACAAAGAACATTGACAAAAGAAAAAGTTCAAGGAATGATAGACACAACTCAAGACAGAAGCATGAAGCAATGGTTGCAAAGGACAGCAAAGCCAAGTGGGCCGAAACAGACAGTGATTCAGAGGGATCAAATGACTCTTCTAGCTCtagtgatgatgaagaagaagtcAAATGTCTTATGGCAAACGATTATGAACATCCATCCACCAGTGAACaggtatttgatttttgttctgAGGAATTTACCAGAGAAGAACTAATCAAAGCTCTTCATGATATGG
Proteins encoded:
- the LOC140877209 gene encoding uncharacterized protein, producing the protein MTSFSKIPMFSKEDFDDWKIRMQAHLSALDDDMWFVITDGPLEITKLNTAIALSGGGPQYIEKPRIEWTAEDKKKANLDNVAKDILYKTLDKNTFSKIKTCKTEKEIWEKLIQLCEGNEQTKKNKLSVATKKFDNIKMRPGESMTEFDKRVSNIVIELNGLGKTYPYREVILKVIRGLPKEWDVKTMAMRESKDLNKLELHDLFADLKAYGFELQTQEEDQSTSQLTKALTAVKIESPAKPEKSAEQISSDAMSLFVKKFGKFIRRNQEGSHRRNFQKKDSVEEPRSCFNCGKTGHFIADCPKQRTLTKEKVQGMIDTTQDRSMKQWLQRTAKPSGPKQTVIQRDQMTLLALVMMKKKSNVLWQTIMNIHPPVNRYLIFVLRNLPEKN